The Salvia miltiorrhiza cultivar Shanhuang (shh) chromosome 2, IMPLAD_Smil_shh, whole genome shotgun sequence DNA window tttttttttgcatttttagtCAAttgcttttattattatttcaattattatttcattGTTTATATTGCAGCATGAATTATgaagataaaattgaaaatgaaattgaagatgAAATGGAAGATGAACTTGATGATGAAATTGACACAAAAATGGAGCTTGAATTTTGTGATCAGGTTAGGCTTTTGATGGAGGCAACTAAGGCAATTATCATTTTATTGGGAAATATTATGATGATGCATCCGACCATTGACAACTCTTTGATGCGACGACCAAAAACTAGGGAAGGATTCCATTTTGTACGTAATATGCTCGATGGAGATCCAAACAGTTTTCGACAGTTATATAGAATGTATCCGGATGTCTTTATCAAATTATGCCAGATCATTAGAGAGAAAACTCATGTTCAAGATACACGATACACAACTGTTGAAGAAATGGTGGCAACATTCTTGATCATTGTTGGACACAACGATCGTTATTGTAATGTTCGTCAAAGGTTTGATCGTTCACATTTTGCTACTAGTCGGAacttcaataaaatcttgagaGCATTGAACACCATAGCACCGGACATGATGGTTAAGCCGACTACAACAATACCCGCTAAAATTCGGGAAAGTACAAGATTTAATCCTTTCTTTAAGGTATGAATTATTTCGATATTATATTGTTGTCATTGTAGTATATCAATTTTTTATGCTTTATTTGTATAACATATTCACTTTATTTTAGGATTGTATCGGAGCTATAGATGGAACTCATATCCCGGCCATGGTCACAGGCAGAGACGTAAGCAGTTATCGTAACCGTCATGGGGTGCAATCGCAAAATATTTTGGCAGCTTGCAACTTTGATTTGCAGTTCATCTATGTGCTTAATGGATGGGAAGGCTCGGCCCATGATTCAAAACTTTTAACTGACACATTATCCAGACCTAATGGACTTCATGTGCCTCAAGGTAAATATTTCCTAGTGGATTGTGGATTTGCTAATCGCTGTCAGTTTTTGGCTCCGATGCGTGGTGTTCGATATCATCTCAAAGATTTCGGTGGTCAAGGTCGTCACCCCAGAAATGCAGATGAGTTGTTCAATCTTCGACATGCATCATTGCGAAACATGATTGAACGAATTTCTGGAATCTTCAAATCACGATTCACAATTTTCAAAGCGGCTCCTCCATTTTCATTTCAAACACAAGCAGAGTTGGTATTGGCTTGTGCTGGATTACATAACTTTCTTCGAAAGGAGTGTCGTTCTGATGAATTTCCaattgaagatgaagaagagaatgCTGCACCCGATGTTGAGAACGATGCAGACAATTTGGAATATCTTTCTCAAAGCCAGCTGTCTCAGAGGAATGAAGCTAATGCATGGAGAGCAAGTATTGCTAATGCTATGTGGGAAAAAAGGTCAACGTATGGAAACGATGGAAACGAATATGATGAGACTGAAGATAATGTCTAGGGAGGTGTTTTGATGGATTGTTATCCCGATGTCGttgaattataatttttttaaaatatggattttgtcatatttttttaatggattttgatgaattatattttatttaatggatGTTGatgaattatattttttgtatgAATATTTATGAAGTAGTTTGAACGAAAAAAACATGActgaattataaatataatcgaaGGCATGATCGACTATAGTGGAAATTAggatttatcaatttttttgagaatttattattatataattaaattctattaattataattagaatttaaatagtgttaataggcaaaagtgccccattccttattcatattttgaaaaatgcccacccTTATCATGGAAAGCAATCCATGCccaaaattactaattaaccctTCTGTGGGTCAACATCAAATGTAATCATTTCGGTCTTCTTAcacaatcttacacatttttgagTTTCAATGCATTTTTGCACAATAATGACCGAAATGATTACATTGAGTGCatgcaataattttttttacactgtatatatatattgttcatATCTTTAAATCGACCGGACcctaattaacacttaaacaaaatattaaattaaattcagcaaaatagtaaaaattaatataaaaataccaatagatagaatacaaacttttatgtcgatatatcatcgatccggccggtaaaatggccagagaaatgtatccgaccgggtacatttcaattttaaaatgacccggccggatacatttttccttgacaattaccggccggatcgatattatttaggcataaaatattctattttattcaatttcataaaaaaaaaaatcaagacgctaataatatatatccatTCGTATCTatgttaaattttttatttttttttccctttaatatcttaatttcaatacatatattctttgaaattatttgtatatatatacctctatatatattgtgttattcttgaatgttgatatatagtactatataacactatatatatcgtgtaaatcaattgatatctttaaatctaaaatatatatatatatatatatatatatatatatatatatatactcaatatccgtcccaaataaatgcatgcttgttacccaaaaaaatcatgcatgttaccgatacataaaggtaaaaatatctttcttcaaaatttgattcccttttgatagacataaagccgATTGTATCGGTCCGTTCACTTACTTTAAAATACTAGGGTTTTTGAACACTTTTTACTTCACCACACACCTCTatcggcttcttcacttttacccaccgagagagagagttcaaaagATTGAAGCACCCTCGGACTCATCCAtggcatcttcttcacaggtatttatttttaattttcatgaaattgaatagaatagaataatgtatgctaaaacacgatcggtccggccggtgaagtggccggataaatcgatccggccgagaacattatttaaatgaaacatacggccggatcgatttatccggccacttcaccaGCCGGACCGAGCGTgttattccattttaattagttgtatgtttatattaatcattagaaatttactgaatttaatttaattatatttgtttaagtaatcattattgaattattattgcGAGTTTTGCTGGGTATTACATTGCACTGTTTGTGTGGtttttgtgtaatttaataaaataaagtattttgTGCCTATAGAGAAACTATCCGGCCGGTACTATGCCCGGAATAATGCGTCCGGCCGGAACAGTTTCaatctgaaatgtacccggccgGATACATTGTACCGGACACTTCACCGGCCGGGTAGTGTCTttttaggcataaaatactttactaaatatatctgtatgtttacgttaattattgaaactgttatTTTACTGAAACtgttattgtttaattattgaaactcttatgtttaattattgaaactgttattaaataattatatttaattgtttaattattaattattgaaactgttatTGCTTGGTTTAGGAattaaattgcagttttttaatattttactgaatttaattaaattgcttggtattaattgcagtttaataatttactgaatttttactgaatttaatattaaattgctgaattactcgaattttactgaatttaattttaaatgttttaatattttactgaattttacgattttacttgaattttactattttactgaattactgaattttaatattatttaatttaattgcttggtattaattaatttcgcctcttttttaattatgcctatttgtattatttttaaatattttactgaatttaatatgttttcattttgtaaatgaataggcgAATGTCCCATATCTTCGTCGCGACACTATAGACCAGACGGAGGTTGCTATCAGCACCTACTATAGGGATTCACATTTTCCGGAGctggttgaaactttaaatgtggTCGGCGAACAGTGCAATTCAGATTTATTGGGAAGATTTAGAGCATCATGTTTTGGGCATTTCACTGATTGGAGGCCCGGCCCGAAGAGCAATAAAGCATTACACCAGATTGTATCGAGGCAGATTGAGTCAGAAGAAAATGAGATGTGCTTCTATTTGTGCGGAGCACGAGTCAGATTTTCCCCTGCGGACTACGCATTAGTGACTGGGCTCAATTTCGGGGGATCGAGGTTCGATGCGACGTTACAGCACGACTGCAGTCGCGTGGAGGCATACCGACAATTCTGCGGTACGCGAAGCATGACCATACAGTCGCTCATCAAACGCGTGTGCGATTTGGATCGTCGAGTGGATGATGAGGATGGGAGCCTGTACCTTCGTGCTGTCCTCGTGTGTGTGGCTCACACCCTTGTTCTTGGGTTGGATACGCGGGTACAGCCGTGGCTTTGGGCTTTGGTGGATGATCTGGCTacatttgatagattcccctggGGCGCGTATTCGTATAAGATGTTATGCAATTATACGCATGAGATAGGAACCGGCGagaagtatcacttctacggtccttcgtgggctttatatgTCTGGGCATTGGAGCGCGTCCCGGGCTTTGGACACATGGT harbors:
- the LOC131008247 gene encoding uncharacterized protein LOC131008247, which translates into the protein MKFNSGFGYDNNAKKFTAPNEVWDAYCQAHPKDAYLRHGNYPDYEDLEIAIGNGVAVGKNSIGLGSATDARTLGADENRVPHIEELHYDTETEAFVGLTQDDPPSFGSKSPLVFSEVSVESTQRRAPAKRSRGQFEINAGHTENSSHQEFMAEIKPLDKIENEIEDEMEDELDDEIDTKMELEFCDQVRLLMEATKIIREKTHVQDTRYTTVEEMVATFLIIVGHNDRYCNVRQRFDRSHFATSRNFNKILRALNTIAPDMMVKPTTTIPAKIRESTRFNPFFKDCIGAIDGTHIPAMVTGRDVSSYRNRHGVQSQNILAACNFDLQFIYVLNGWEGSAHDSKLLTDTLSRPNGLHVPQGKYFLVDCGFANRCQFLAPMRGVRYHLKDFGGQGRHPRNADELFNLRHASLRNMIERISGIFKSRFTIFKAAPPFSFQTQAELVLACAGLHNFLRKECRSDEFPIEDEEENAAPDVENDADNLEYLSQSQLSQRNEANAWRASIANAMWEKRSTYGNDGNEYDETEDNV